The window CGTGACGGGCTCATTCGGTCAGAGCATGGACACAGTCAGCGGCGTGGTCAGCATCGCGTGCTCGCACTTCTGCATCAGCGAGCATGCCGAGCCCGTCTTCCGGAGCCCAACCCAGCAAGCGGAGTTCCGCACCGACGCCCCCTACGCGCGTACCCCGCGCGGGCATGGGGCAGGGCGCGGCCCGACGTCATCCACGCCCACATGCAGGTGCCGCCTGTCAGACGGGTCCTGGTGGCTCTCCTGCGACCAGATGGAGATGACGTGCCGCCCGTGGACGCGAAGCTGATCTCGATCTGGCCGAGCAGATCATCGACCACAGCCTCGCCAACGCCGTAGGCCCGTACCCGGTCATACGGGGGCGGTGAACCGTTGCCGGCCCGACAGTGTCCTGCCGTCGCCGCGCTGTACTGCACGGCGACTCGCAGGAGGTCGCGCCGGCCCCGGCCCCAGGGAGGCCCTGGGTCAGGCGGGCGTGATGTTCTCCGCCTGCGGACCCTTCTGGCCCTGGGTGATGTCGAAGGTCACCGCCTGGCCTTCCTGCAACTCACGGAAGCCGGAGGCGTTGATGTTGGAGTAGTGCGCGAAGACGTCCGGTCCGCCACCATCCTGGGCGATGAAACCGAAGCCCTTCTCCGCGTTGAACCACTTGACGGTTCCGCTGGCCATGCTGATGCCTCTCAGTCGACGTCAGGAACCGCACCACGCGGCCCTGGAGGTGATCGCCCTGGTCCGGCATTGCACAGCAAAGCGCCCGCGCCAAAGCGCGGGCAGGTACTGCGAACCACGACAGCTAACCGCGACGCTACACGGTGAAATCGGCCCTCACCAGAGAGCAATGGGCAACGACCCTGTTCCGCACCAGACTCCGACAGGAGTTGTCCCGATCCGGCCCATCCGCCGCCTCGGCCCCGATTTCGGCCCGCCGACCCCACACCACCATGACGCCGCGGGTGCGCGCCCCGTGACTGCGGCTCACTTCGACTGCCAAAGCCAAGCAGGGCCACCGAAACCGCGATCACGAAGCGCCTCGCACGGCGAGGAGAACACGCTCGCGCAGCAGATCCCTCGGCGCGACCAAGTACCTGCCGCCCCAACATCCTGATCTTGTCGTGGCGGCCTTCGACGGCGCCACAACTGCAGCAGCCGGGGCGGCCGAAGCCGGCGACCACGGCATCAACGTCCCGACCAAGGCACCTCAAGCAGCACGACCAGCACAACGCCTGCGCGCCGACGGCCGCGCGATGGCCGCTGACGCCCCCTCACGAACCGAACGGTCAGGGCATGGACATCGTCAGCGGCGTGGTAAGCATCGCGTCCTCGCACTTCTACATCGGCGAGAATGCCGAGTCCGTCTTCCGGAGCCCAACCCAGCAAGCACACGAAGGCTTCGAGGACGCAATAGTCCTCTTGAACGCCGGTGAATGCGTATCCATGCTCAAAGCCTCCTTCGGCACAGATGCACAGCGCGCACCCCTGAAAGGGGGTCAACTCTCCAACGCCACCTTGAAGTGGCTGGTCAGCGGGGTGGCGTGACCTCGTTTCGGGTGCTCGTGCTGGTCGTGGGCGGCAGGCTGTGCTGTAGATCGTCCGGCGGGGTGGTTTTGCCGATGAATTCACCGTCCTCGAACGGTCTACCCAGCGACACGACCGTTCTCGACAGGAGTGCCATGTCCACCATCCAGCCAGTGATCTTGACTGCCGACCAGGACGTTCTGCGCGGCTTCTATACGAAATTGTTCGGCGCTGAGGAGATCTTCCGGGTGCCGGCCGAAGGCCCTGCCTTCTACGTCGGCTTGCGCATCGGCGACACCGACCTCGGGCTGGTGGCCAAGACGGATCCGGGGACCGGGGCGGCCCCGCGGATCCTGCTCAGCATCGGTGTCGACGACGTCGACGAGACGCTCGGCCGGGTGGAGGCGCTGGGCGGCTCGGTCCGCAGTGGCCCCAACGACATGCCGTGGGGACAACGCGTCGCCCACATCCAGGACCCCGACGGCAACCCCGTGAACCTCACCCAGCCCATCCCGGCCCGGTGACGCTGTTCGGGGGCATGTCCTGATCGTGGGCTCCCCTGCTCTGCCTTGACCTGGCCCGGGAACCCCGACTTCTGGAGATCGAGACCAACGCCCGCAGACTCAGCAGGGCGACGTCGGAGAGAACGTTCTCCCAGGGGGAAGTCCATGGACTTCCCCCTGGG of the Streptomyces sp. NBC_00287 genome contains:
- a CDS encoding cold-shock protein, translated to MASGTVKWFNAEKGFGFIAQDGGGPDVFAHYSNINASGFRELQEGQAVTFDITQGQKGPQAENITPA
- a CDS encoding VOC family protein, which encodes MSTIQPVILTADQDVLRGFYTKLFGAEEIFRVPAEGPAFYVGLRIGDTDLGLVAKTDPGTGAAPRILLSIGVDDVDETLGRVEALGGSVRSGPNDMPWGQRVAHIQDPDGNPVNLTQPIPAR